The following proteins are co-located in the Flammeovirga kamogawensis genome:
- the gldA gene encoding gliding motility-associated ABC transporter ATP-binding subunit GldA, whose product MSIKVENLTKVYGEQKAVNNISFEAKPGEILGFLGPNGAGKSTTMKIATCYVPPTEGTIKICDYDVVENPIEVRKMVGYLPEHNPLYLDMYVREYLEYSAAIYNIKGQKRKQRVDEMIELTGLTRERKKKIGALSKGYRQRVGLAQALIHDPEVLILDEPTTGLDPIQLEDIRALIKKVSQNKTVMLSTHIMQEVQILCDRVVIIRKGDLVADDKVENLRHYGAKTALNLKFESPTSAAFLSSIEGVEKIEIIDPANVLVYYANDLDLRGDIFRKSATENQAIIEMNMQIQSMEEIFTQLAQG is encoded by the coding sequence ATGAGTATCAAAGTAGAGAATTTGACAAAAGTGTACGGTGAACAAAAAGCCGTTAATAATATCAGTTTTGAAGCAAAGCCAGGAGAGATTTTAGGTTTTCTAGGACCAAACGGTGCAGGAAAATCTACAACAATGAAAATTGCTACCTGTTATGTTCCTCCTACAGAAGGAACAATTAAAATTTGCGACTATGATGTTGTCGAAAACCCTATCGAGGTACGTAAAATGGTAGGGTATTTACCAGAACACAATCCTCTTTATTTAGATATGTATGTCAGAGAATATTTAGAATATTCAGCTGCTATATACAATATAAAAGGGCAGAAAAGAAAGCAACGTGTAGACGAGATGATTGAGCTTACTGGTCTTACTCGTGAACGCAAAAAGAAAATTGGAGCTTTATCAAAAGGGTATAGACAGCGTGTTGGCCTTGCTCAAGCTTTAATACACGATCCTGAAGTGCTTATTCTAGATGAACCTACTACAGGTCTCGATCCCATTCAATTAGAAGATATTCGTGCTTTAATAAAAAAAGTAAGTCAGAATAAAACTGTTATGCTTTCTACGCACATAATGCAAGAAGTACAAATACTTTGCGACCGTGTTGTTATTATTAGAAAAGGTGATTTAGTTGCCGACGATAAAGTAGAAAACTTACGTCATTATGGAGCAAAAACAGCACTAAACCTTAAATTTGAATCGCCTACTTCTGCTGCTTTTTTATCAAGTATTGAAGGTGTAGAAAAAATTGAAATTATAGACCCTGCCAACGTTCTTGTTTACTATGCCAACGATTTAGATTTAAGAGGTGATATTTTCAGAAAATCAGCAACTGAAAATCAAGCCATTATAGAAATGAATATGCAGATTCAATCTATGGAAGAAATCTTTACACAGTTAGCTCAAGGTTAA